Genomic segment of Eupeodes corollae chromosome 2, idEupCoro1.1, whole genome shotgun sequence:
ATgacagcaattttccaatgttACTGGTTTGACGTTTATAAACATCATTGGGCTGTcctttttgcaaaattgttaACTATTATTGTCttgtcaaaaaaaggaaaaatcggTCAAGTTTCATTGCGACGAACtgtttcattcatttttaaacagctattgttaaaaatttttgatCTGTCAAATCATACTATAAAATAGCTTTGAATTGAATAATGAATAACGAAAGAAAACTTCTGTTTAATAGCTTTAGAAGTTTAATATAAATTGGTATACACTCCACACCACATAAATAGGACACtccttagttttttttctatagtCAATAGTTCCCAAACCAAACTTGCTAGAGacctattttttttatcttaagagttaattgtttttatttcacctgaaaaaaaaatttaatgctaAGGATTTaagtattaacaaaaaattattgatcaAAAACAGGCAAACTACGAGGTCCAAATTTTGCACCACTTGAATACgacactttaataaaaaaaaaatattttagagtaATACTATTCTTTTTATTACGAACGTTACTGTGATTTGAAGTAACTggagtattttatttaacaaacaaaaatgttttaatatcgTGTTGATCCACCTTTCTGCTCCAAAACTTCACACATACTGTTTGGAAGGGATGCATACAAACTGTCCAAATAATTTAGCGAAATTGAGCTCCAAGCCAATTCAATGGCTTGGGTTAGTTTAGACAtagttgaatattgtttttctgATCCGTATACTTGACGTGTCAGCCATCCCCAAACATTTTCTATGATATTCAAGTCCGCACACTGTGTATGCTTCCTTACATGTTTTTCCCATATTTAGGCTCATAACctacaaatttgtatatcacGTGTCAGCTTCTCTTGACTTTTCCTTATATACTTTGATTTGTCCTTTTTCCGCCTCGGTCAACACTTTTCCTCGACCCATTTTacgtgttttttaaattaaataatcgaaatttacaaaatagtGTGACCAACGAAAAATACAATTCCGCTTGACAAAGATAACGATTAAACTAAATGCATAGCCTATTCAAGTTGcgcaaaaatattgctttaaattAGACAAAAGTTAACATAAAGTGGAAAATGTATAACGGCTTTTTTCCAGAACTTGCAATTTGTCATAGAGAAAGAAGAAAAGAGTTGCAAAAAGATAACGGGAAAAGTACCGTTATTTTATCATTCCGCTTTTGAGTTATAAGCAAAGTAAAAAGAGTGTACAGGGTGTCCTATTCAAGTGGCGATGAGTGTTTTTtaacaatgaaataaattaacctTAAACATAACTTTATTGTATAATGAAAATTTGTGCTTCGAGTTAGATGACGGATCAGTTAGAAATTCATTGTTTTTCCCACTTTGAAAGTTCAAAACCTAAATACAGATCGTAGTTTTTTGACACTTCAACAACGAGAACCGAAACAGTGTGATGACGGGTCACAAAACGTAACAATCTTAGCGTTAAGGAAAGACAACAGAGCAAAGCTTTCAAACTGATTTTTATGTTGGAATTAAATTTGGgttcattgattttgaaaactgATCTCATTGAATATTATCAATCCGCCACTTGACGGCATTGACGTTGAATACTTTTGAAAGAACACATTTCGATACGTCATCATTTTATCCCACTCTTCTTCACTTATGATATGAAATTATTAGACTCTCATAAATTTGtcagatttttgacatttatctgTCAGAAATATCTTTTAAGCTAGTCAATAAAAATTACTTGAGGGTTTacacttaattaaaataaatattcacgGAACACCATTTAAGAGGAAGAAAATGCTTACCATCTCCAGTACAATAATATCCTGGGAATTTTGAGAAGTACGTgtcctcaaatcgttcatggtTATTGTACAGACTTCTCATCATACCAGGCCATGGTTTTGCAAATACAAGGTATCCCTCTCCTTCACCTGTTATTTCAATACCACTTTCAtctaataaaattggtttaactCCAAAGAATGGCAAGGACTAAAAacacaagaagaagaaaaataattgtttgtctTTGGTTTCTGTTAAATGACCTTTCGTACCGCTGATCCAGGTTTCATTGGAGTACATCCAGGAAGTGGAGTTATCACATGTCCACCAGTTTCAGTCTGCCAAAATGTGTCAACAATTGAACACCTCTCTTTGCCAATCATTCTATAGTACCATAACCAAGCTTCAGGATTGATAGGTTCACCAACACTTCCTAGGACTCTGTAATTTCAAAttcttcgttaaaaaaaattcaaaaccttaCAAACAGTTTTGATGGAACTTACTTCAATGCACTAAGCTTATGTTTTTTGACAGGTGCATCCCCGAATTTCATCAAAGCACGAATAGCCGTTGGTGCTGTATAGAACTGTGAGACCTTATATTTGTCAATAACCTCCCAGAAACGGTCATTTTCAGGATAGAAAGGGGTTCCTTCAAACtggattttgcaaaaaaaacaaacattaataagATCTCAAAGCATTTCatagacaaaaattatttaccaAAACTGAAGAAGCACCATTTGCCAAAGGTCCATAAACAACATAAGTGTGACCAGTAATCCAGCCAATATCAGCTGTACACCAAAAGACATCACCAGGCTTATaatcaaatacaattttaaaggtAGTCGCAGCATAAAGCAAATACCCAGCTGTTGTATGTAAAACACCCTTTGGCTTTCCTGTCGATCCACTTGTGTACAACATAAACAATGGATCTTCAGCACCCATCCATTCAGGATAGCAAGCTGGCTCTTTGTCTTCCATCTCCTCATGCCACCAATAATCTCGATCATCCGTCCATGGAATGTCCTCCTCTTTGTAATTCTCCTTACACGGAGTAACCCGTTTCAAATGCGACAccacaatacatttttcaacacTATGGCCCATCTCTTCGACCTTCTCCAATGCAATATCACAGATAGCTTTCAGGTAGAGTGGCTTTTCACCACGCCAGGCTCCATCGGctgttaataaaattttagcCTTACAATCGAACATTCTTTCGGCTAAGGAATCCGATGAAAATCCAGCAAATACTATGGAATGTACAGCTCCGATACGGGCACATGCCAACATCGCAATTGGAAGTTCCAAGATCATTGGCATGTAAATCGATACACGATCGCCCTTTTTGACGCCATGATCTTTTAAGACATTCGCAAAACGGCATACCTCTTCGAGTAGCTTGCGGTAGGTGAGACCGCGTGAGTAGTCATCGGGATGGTTGCCTTCcctgtaaaaataaatgtttgattttcaaaaaaggtaaatcatgaaaacaaaaattctcttAAATACTAAATTCCTTAAAATCCAACTCTCTTTGCGTCAAACGAATTCTCTTAAACTTTTACTCGAAGAAAAGTTCGTCATAAGATAACtcccaaataaaattaactaagcTTAAACGAGATATTGTTATCAAACTAAATTTGGGGGCTTTTGCACCCTAttacaatatttgtttcttttttttaactcgtACTCTCAATTGTGATCGATTTTATCcctcttttaatttgaaaagtctATGCATACGTAAATTTGTGATAAAATggctacaaaattaaaatacataataaatCATACTAAGCCGCACCGCCCAAACCAGCAGCGCCTTGAAGTTCAAGTTCAAATCGATTGATGATGCAGAGGCAGCCTAAGAAATCTTAGTTTACATGCATAATTATATGACATCAAAAGTAGTGATCCCATTTctctaaaaacttttgaatttaaaattcagaacgAGTTCACTTTTTGCAGagcttatacatttttattggtATTAGGTCAAGCAACCCATCAAGTGTAAACTCACCCTTTTGGTTATATTCCACTTTCATTTAGATTTGTAAAACAGAGCACGATTTTAATTTGGTCGTGTGCCAAGTTAAAAATTTCGGTGGTTTGACCTTTATTTAGGCACGATTTTTTTTGCTTGTGAATGAATGTGTTGGGTTTGTTTTTGTGACCGTTTTTTTCTTCTCATTGggtctgtttaaaaattcaaagacgATTAAAGCGGCGGCCACAAAAGAGGGTGGATGAAGACTACATGTCTCCCTCTGATTGTAGGTCATAACAActgtcattttaaataattaatacatatgtatatttaaaatgcTAAAGAGCTTGCATTTCAATGCATGTATAATATGCCGGTAATGCAGTCTTATCCTCGATTAAAATAATCGGTGATTATAGTAATTATAGTTGTTGTTGTAAATAATTCACTTGTAGttttattcttctttaaaatttcattaaaatctacTTTTATGTACTTTGACTGTCTATAAAcatattcagaaaaaataatcatttatatACGTATCTAGTAATTGcttcttaaaatatgttttaagaaaaatgtcaatcctCCAAAGTGaccatttaaacattttaaaacaaacagaactaaATGTATGTTTACattcttttaacttttgtaaTCTGTTCGCAATTAGCaacaaacgaaaataaaaacacgtaTGAATATATTtggcatttttcttttttagttcagagcagagctcgaactgtcaaaaaaataattgtgattctttttgagctctgatcgttcagagcttcaaattcgtgtttcttttttggttgtgaacatgttcagagcgtGCTCTATGAGGTCGGAATAAAATAACGGAGTAAACGGATTAAACTGCTGAACACagccaatttgatatttgaaagccgggaaataaaaaaaaatcattcaaaacaataaaaatggcgaaAGAGGATAGTCGCTTTGGTGCGGAAGGTAagataatttcgaaaaaatataattgccagtacgtaacttgatacaatcgAGGATTGTCGATCGTAGATCaactcgaaacaaattatttttgacagcacgtaatttgagacgagttccattgtgacttttacttttacttaaaaaagtcattgtgaACTATGTATAAAATGAAATGCCAAATGAGtttctttgaaatttgaaaatgaagGCGAAGAAGTggtaaaatcaaaagaagatatttgagagaTAACAGCAACCCATTCGAATTGAGTGAAATtgagtaaatattcaaaaagaaaaaaatgtataacatttgtaaaacaatatttgtttagcTTTGTGCAGCAGTTTAGAGTCAACAAGGAATTTTTTCACACGATACTCAGCTCGTTAGATCTTCCAGAAGACAGATGAAGAACATCAATTCCACCAATTCTACAGTTTTTTGCAACATTAAATCTCCTAACCAGTGGGAGTTACCAAACAAATGTGTTGCTAAGTATGACACAGACAACAATTTCCAAGATCTTTTGCAGAACGTTGAGTCTcctggaaaataagttttgtccGGAATGGATTTAATTTGATAGCTCTTTTTTCCAATCTTTAAGACCTTTTTATGAAGGTTTAGGGATTCAATTAGTTTTCCCCACAGCATATTGCTATTTTTCCTCCCTTGGGCAGTTTCAAGAATTCCCCTTGCTAAATCAACGTGAGAACtcataaaattgttcaaaatctcagtctgttttttatttattgacatatcattttgtttttccatttttctcatacaaaaatCACTGCCAACGTTAACTAATTTTTGTcgagtgaaaacttttgtttcaaacgtcaatttgaaatttgtgtGCTGCCAAATCTGGCGAAACAATCGACGACACTCGATTGAACCAAAATGTGTGCTGTCAATGTcaatttaattgtattaataTTGGTGTAAAGAGGGGTATATCTGCCAAAAAATCCAGATCTGCAGATTTAAtcgtaaatcaaaaataaatcaatttgaatgtaCACTcgcgggttttctgtgccccaaacACGACAATTTTGCCTGTTTACATACctgccaagatcaaaatgatcTTCATatgaaaagattattttttggcaaaattggCATCTTCCCTAAGTAGATTGTTTaagcgtatacacaaccatattcgctCAGCGAAAGGATACAaataattatctgtcaaatcagacaagagctaagtgttaccattcacgaaattagcaatattttaagaaaaaaaacgttagatggcggatattatatttaaattaaattaaaaactcctttcaagttgattttatattttttgaacaatagTTGTCATAGAACATGCTGTCTAATTACCTTTCATTAGGCGGGTTCAgaaaacataagggacttcatttgaagGCAACTTCATTcgttgaacgtacattttgacaacttgttaatttttcaagtgtcatgaatttcaaattcagaacttagCCTCATAAACCACTACTTCAAATTCatagaacaaaaattattactgtctacaaaacactccccaGACAAGCTGCAAGTCTATcacgttttgtattttgtattgtaaagaaatattacttatttctttttcaaatttacaatgaactttttttacagaaagcattaaatgaagttgtgcagaaaataaataaatcattgaataataaagttcagcttttagttgaatgaaaaaaacaggatcaattgtcaatttgacaaaagtTTACTTGACTTGAttgttagggagatttttcttgactaactttccagtcaactttccaataaagttgccttaattggaaagcaATTCAGATGTTGGAAACTTTCAAGTTCATTATGTCGTCTGAACATGCCCATTATATTTctattaacaaatgtcaaatcagAAACGACATTTGCAGCCACTTGCATAAATTGTTTGATCTTTTGATATAATGACATTTGAGttgccttttaaaaaatattcaattttcggAAAAACGAACGGATCTTATGAGTAAATGCAGTAAAAACCCACTTCTATAATCTCCTTTAATTCCGggaaacaacaaataattatgATTGTCAAACAAATACAAGTTGACGTCTAGATATTACAAGCTTTGACAATTACACTGCTAACCTACTCGCATAattaaatgataataattttattctctTTTTCGTTTTCAATTACCTTCAAGGAAACAAAGATAACATTGTCTAATTGGCGATTTATTAAATTATGCAAATATGTATGATAACGGCGACATCAAGTGTATTTTTATATCGTAGGTAATTTAAACGTATCAGTATCAGAAGTGATGAAAATTCATTATACACAGACGAAGTATCTATACAGAACTACATTGCTCGatggatacaaaaatatacaataattattattgaaagtaTGGATAACCGGATAACCGGCTTAGAACTCATCAGCTGTTGATAATAATTAAGTGTCGGCAAACTAGAGCCCATCTGACTGGCGTTACACTATAAATGTATCAAATGtgtatttagtaatttttgtatatttatatcgGATGACAGTCATCCATCATTTTTAACGCCCACTTCATCTATAGTATTTATGTGTAGGAAATTATAAAAGTGTTATCGGCTTTttggtaattattatttttggagcAGATGACTGGCAAAATTGTGGTTTTATTGTGTGCTTCAGATAAGTATCGAGTCGGTTTGATAAGTGTTCAATTCCGGTAATCTTGATTTTGTTATAGTTTATCCGTCAAATctaagaacttttaaattaacACTGCAAAGATTGAAAACATTACAAAAGCCTTTACATTGTTTCTGCGCTAACCTGTTGTTTATATAGAACCTTCATTAGGTTGATAAACGGATATAGATTATTTAAAGACTTATAACTTTATGTTAATCTTAGAATGCCATATTATTTTCGTGACTTGTTTCGATCATGAATTAAAATTGCAACAATTGCTTTCAATccaattctttgttttattttttaataaattaaattcaaataagcaAATGGGAGATTGTTGATTGTCACCTTGATATTGACCCCGGTTTAAACACTTGCAGCTTTTATTACctaataaaatatattcttaaCCATTTGGGTAGATGTTTTGTATGGAAAGTGGAACTACACAATCTAGAACGAATAATACAAATGCATTAAGTGTTACTAAGTGTTCcaattttagttcaattttgtgtagaaaaagaaaattatactaaaattgacagttttgacagatgtcaccttTTCACGTATTATCATTTAATGTAGCTTCCACCCTATTTTGTTAACTCTATCATTAAATAAGTAACGAGatgtcaatataatttttgttttaaagtgacGTGTACAGTTTTCAGATGAATTTAGTGTTTTCTATTTGTCATGATGTTGGCGTTCTGCATACGGAGCCATTTATATTGTAAATCATTTAATTAGTCTTCAAATGGTAcggataaatttaaattatttattttgttcttaagcctagtacgcagctgaagtgaaacgaattttttcggCGACCTCCAAGGAAAGCacagcggaaaaatatttgtggagagttctgtcagctgtcaaaaacaattgacaagttctgacagtcagctactggtaaacaaaagtgaaaaagaaatccatttattaacattttgttgaacagttagtacatgttttttttttcatttctgcagcCATATTACTCCAGAGGCTTTCAACGGctgaataatttttgtgaaGCCTATGCTCCAACTTCCAAATAGCTTCACTGGCTTCGACCAGAATTTTTACCTCCGAAgagaaatccattttttttcttcagtttattTCTTGGAAGTTAAAGTTCACTGCTCGTCTTCATTACTTCTGGCACATCACCAATAACATCTTCAACATCCTCAGTTTCCGATTCCGAAATGTATTGTTGGAACACATTagacaaatccattttattttaaattttaaatcaaatataaatcaaagtcaaaacacCGTAAGTCACgtgtaaacaattttgtttaaatacaaaaat
This window contains:
- the LOC129944236 gene encoding acetyl-coenzyme A synthetase, which translates into the protein MPSEKSIYNPNSLISRNAYIKSMDEYRKFYEESLDNPEEFWSRVAKQFHWETQYDAKKFLQFNFNISKGPIFIKWMEGASTNICYNLLDRNVRNGLGETIAYYWEGNHPDDYSRGLTYRKLLEEVCRFANVLKDHGVKKGDRVSIYMPMILELPIAMLACARIGAVHSIVFAGFSSDSLAERMFDCKAKILLTADGAWRGEKPLYLKAICDIALEKVEEMGHSVEKCIVVSHLKRVTPCKENYKEEDIPWTDDRDYWWHEEMEDKEPACYPEWMGAEDPLFMLYTSGSTGKPKGVLHTTAGYLLYAATTFKIVFDYKPGDVFWCTADIGWITGHTYVVYGPLANGASSVLFEGTPFYPENDRFWEVIDKYKVSQFYTAPTAIRALMKFGDAPVKKHKLSALKVLGSVGEPINPEAWLWYYRMIGKERCSIVDTFWQTETGGHVITPLPGCTPMKPGSASLPFFGVKPILLDESGIEITGEGEGYLVFAKPWPGMMRSLYNNHERFEDTYFSKFPGYYCTGDGARRDADGYLWITGRVDDMLNVSGHLMSTAEVESVLTGHPRVSEAAVVSRPHPVKGECLYCFITPNANENFDKKLVDELKKIVRESIGAFAAPDIVQHAPGLPKTRSGKIVRRVLRKIAINDRDIGDTSTLADEGIVEQLFLNRPQEAK